A DNA window from Hordeum vulgare subsp. vulgare chromosome 1H, MorexV3_pseudomolecules_assembly, whole genome shotgun sequence contains the following coding sequences:
- the LOC123412775 gene encoding probable carboxylesterase 15: protein MASTTAAASQHQASTTVAPASGRKVVDEVSGWLRVMDDGSIDRTWTGPPEALPLMQPVQPYAVPCDGHTLHDLPGEPNLRVYLPEVDAGSVGRLPVIVHLQGGGFCISHPSWVLYHHFYARLACAVPAVVVTAELPLAPEQRLPAQIYTAVDVLRRLRSIAMSDKGSLHDPAAELLREAADISRVFLVGDSSGGNLVHLVAARVGEDGADAWAPLRVAGGVPIHPGFVRATRSKSELQVTPDSVFFTLDMLDKFMAMALPEGATKDHPYACPMGPNAPPLESVPLPPMLVAVGEKDLIHDTNLEYCDALRAAGKDVEVLINRGMTHSFYLNKFAVDMDPTTGERAQELIDAIKSFVARH, encoded by the coding sequence ATGGcgagcaccaccgccgccgcatCGCAGCACcaggcgagcaccaccgtggcgcCGGCGAGCGGCCGTAAGGTGGTGGACGAGGTGTCCGGCTGGCTGCGTGTGATGGACGACGGCAGCATCGACCGCACGTGGACGGGCCCGCCCGAGGCCCTGCCACTCATGCAGCCGGTGCAGCCCTACGCCGTGCCCTGCGACGGCCATACGCTCCACGACCTTCCCGGGGAGCCCAACCTCCGGGTGTATCTCCCCGAGGTCGATGCCGGCAGCGTCGGGCGCCTCCCCGTCATCGTGCATCTCCAGGGCGGCGGCTTCTGCATCTCCCACCCGTCCTGGGTCCTGTACCACCACTTCTACGCGCGCCTAGCCTGTGCCGTCCCGGCCGTCGTGGTCACGGCCGAGCTCCCGTTAGCCCCCGAGCAACGCCTTCCTGCCCAGATATACACCGCCGTCGACGTGCTCCGCCGGCTGCGCTCCATCGCCATGTCCGACAAAGGCTCTCTCCACGACCCCGCGGCTGAGCTCCTCCGCGAGGCCGCGGACATATCCCGCGTCTTCCTCGTCGGGGACAGCTCCGGTGGCAACCTCGTCCACCTCGTCGCCGCGCGCGTCGGTGAGGACGGTGCGGACGCCTGGGCGCCCCTCCGCGTCGCCGGCGGCGTCCCGATCCACCCGGGGTTCGTGCGCGCCACGCGGAGCAAGTCGGAGCTGCAGGTGACGCCGGACTCGGTCTTCTTCACGCTGGACATGCtggacaagttcatggccatggcGCTGCCGGAGGGCGCTACCAAGGACCACCCATACGCGTGCCCGATGGGCCCGAACGCACCGCCGCTGGAGTCCGTTCCCCTGCCGCCGATGCTCGTCGCCGTCGGGGAGAAGGACCTCATCCACGACACCAACCTCGAGTACTGCGACGCGCTGCGTGCCGCCGGCAAGGACGTGGAGGTGCTCATCAACCGCGGCATGACCCATTCCTTCTACCTCAACAAGTTCGCCGTCGACATGGACCCCACCACCGGGGAGCGAGCCCAAGAGCTCATCGACGCCATCAAGAGCTTCGTCGCCCGCCACTAA
- the LOC123412785 gene encoding uncharacterized protein LOC123412785 — MASSDGRRRRGKKSKAKKKKKEAGPTTVQDLPDHLLELVLARIGPSPCLVRAAAACKRWCRVVGNPGFFARFGPVHAQAPYVGDYHAVQGGQPLFVPSSPLVVDRSRFSLEFLPESGSWDIADSRGSLLLLTKKRTPHSWRDYSRRVRHYPDLMVCEPLTGLKQGIIWPGNLNGFSRLGVFLLDGDDADRRVSTFNFRVLAAVYDTMACVFSTGSDGGWRFIYSEITSHVALPKLGPENFVGRANGTLYWGIDGCATAVLALDETTAEFSILAFPESVWGPSHKRTSRIVGGEDGTLHVIRLIRNELKVFAQRLPGNDEDEWLLEKHLKLPEATLGLPGRKEHFFRQLAMIVTANARYVLLTPSEKTWLFSVELDTMRVEREQERNKYAGEAYPCRSPWPPALTDHSRDQRR; from the coding sequence ATGGCGTCATCGGACGGACGTCGTCGGCGGGGCAAGAAGAGCAAggccaaaaagaagaagaaagaggccggGCCGACGACCGTACAGGACCTCCCCGACCATCTCTTGGAGCTCGTCCTCGCCCGCATCGGCCCATCCCCATGCCTCGtccgcgccgccgccgcgtgcAAGCGGTGGTGCCGCGTCGTCGGGAATCCCGGCTTCTTCGCCCGCTTCGGCCCGGTCCACGCGCAGGCCCCGTACGTCGGCGACTACCACGCCGTCCAGGGCGGCCAACCCCTCTTCGTCCCCTCCTCGCCGCTCGTCGTCGACCGCAGCCGCTTCTCCCTCGAGTTCCTCCCggagagcggatcatgggacatcGCGGACAGCCGCGGCAGCCTCCTCCTACTCACCAAGAAGAGGACGCCGCATTCCTGGCGCGACTACTCCCGCCGTGTTCGCCACTACCCCGACCTTATGGTATGCGAGCCGCTCACCGGACTCAAGCAGGGAATCATCTGGCCGGGGAATCTGAACGGCTTCAGTCGCCTTGGGGTGTTCCTGCTTGACGGCGACGATGCGGACCGCCGCGTCAGCACGTTCAACTTCAGGGTCCTTGCGGCCGTCTACGATACCATGGCATGCGTGTTCTCCACGGGCAGCGACGGCGGCTGGCGCTTCATTTACAGCGAGATCACCAGCCACGTCGCGCTCCCAAAGCTCGGCCCCGAAAATTTCGTAGGGCGTGCAAATGGCACTCTGTACTGGGGAATTGACGGATGCGCCACCGCCGTTCTTGCTCTCGACGAGACCACCGCGGAGTTCTCCATCTTGGCATTCCCGGAGAGCGTCTGGGGGCCGTCCCACAAGCGGACCTCACGGATCGTCGGCGGCGAGGACGGCACGCTGCACGTAATCCGCCTGATACGCAACGAGCTAAAGGTCTTCGCGCAGCGGCTTCCGGGTAATGACGAAGATGAGTGGTTGCTGGAGAAGCACCTGAAGTTGCCGGAGGCCACCCTTGGGCTGCCGGGGCGCAAGGAGCACTTCTTCCGGCAACTAGCCATGATTGTTACGGCGAATGCTAGATACGTCCTACTGACACCAAGCGAGAAGACGTGGTTGTTTTCTGTTGAGCTCGACACGATGCGAGTAGAGCGCGAACAAGAGAGAAACAAGTACGCCGGAGAAGCGTACCCGTGCAGGTCGCCGTGGCCGCCAGCCTTGACCGATCATAGCAGGGATCAGAGGAGGTGA